In Salvelinus alpinus chromosome 22, SLU_Salpinus.1, whole genome shotgun sequence, one genomic interval encodes:
- the LOC139549528 gene encoding frizzled-4-like, which yields MSRAVDALAAVALSLALLCVPGHLGLVRAFGEETEEMTCDPIRIAMCQDLGYNVTKMPNLVGNVLQSDAELQLTTFTPLIQYGCSSQLKFFLCAVYVPMCTDKVPIPIGPCGSMCLSVKRKCLPVLIEFGFVWPELLNCSLFPPQNDHNHMCMEGPGDEDAPFHPVRPLPPQEEECQALGAGPDQYAWVRRSHSCALQCGYDAGLYRRGAKVFTDVWMAVWAVLCFLSTTLTVLTFLLDSTRFSYPERPIIFLSMCSNLYSVAYLVRLTLGRERVSCDLEEAAVPVLVQEGLKSTGCAIVFLLLYFFGMATSLWWVILTLTWFLAAGLKWGHEAIEMHSSYFHIAAWAIPAVKTIVILIMRLVDADDLTGLCYVGNLQQEALTGFVVAPLATYLLIGTLFICAGLVALFKIRSNLQKDGAKTDKLERLMVKIGVFSVLYMVPASTVIGCYLYQLSHWGDFRASAMDSYVAAEMLRIFMSLLVGITSGMWIWSAKTLHTWKRCSARLWRDGRAGRGKRAPGDSWIKPGKGNETVV from the exons ATGAGTCGGGCTGTGGACGCTCTTGCGGCGgtagcgctctctctcgcgctgctgtgcgttccaggacaccttgGTCTGGTGCGTGCGTTCGgcgaagagacagaggagatgacgTGCGACCCGATACGCATCGCCATGTGCCAGGACCTGGGCTACAACGTCACCAAGATGCCCAACCTGGTGGGCAACGTCCTGCAGTCAGACGCGGAGCTCCAACTCACCACCTTCACACCACTCATACAGTATGGCTGCTCCAGCCAactgaag ttcttCCTGTGTGCGGTGTACGTGCCCATGTGTACAGACAAGGTTCCCATCCCCATCGGGCCGTGTGGcagcatgtgtctgtctgtcaagaGGAAGTGTCTGCCAGTCCTAATAGAGTTTGGCTTCGTCTGGCCAGAGCTGCTCAACTGCAGCCTGTTCCCCCCTCAGAACGACCACAACCACATGTGTATGGAGGGTCCGGGGGACGAGGACGCCCCTTTCCACCCCGTCCGACCCCTGCCCCCCCAGGAGGAGGAGTGCCAGGCCCTGGGGGCCGGGCCAGACCAGTATGCCTGGGTGAGGCGGAGCCACAGCTGTGCACTGCAGTGTGGGTATGACGCGGGGCTGTACCGGCGCGGGGCCAAGGTGTTTACAGACGTGTGGATGGCAGTATGGGCAGTGTTGTGTTTCCTCTCTACCACCCTGACCGTCCTCACCTTCCTCCTGGACTCAACACGCTTCTCCTACCCCGAGAGACCCATCATCTTCCTCTCCATGTGCTCCAACCTCTACAGCGTGGCCTACCTG gtgCGCCTGACTCTGGGTCGGGAGCGTGTATCCTGTGATCTGGAGGAGGCAGCAGTTCCTGTTCTGGTACAGGAGGGGTTAAAGAGTACCGGCTGTGCCATCGTCTTCCTCTTGCTCTACTTCTTTGGCATGGCCACCTCACTGtg GTGGGTGATTCTGACTCTGACCTGGTTCCTGGCTGCAGGGTTAAAGTGGGGTCACGAGGCCATCGAGATGCACAGCTCCTACTTCCACATAGCAGCCTGGGCCATCCCCGCCGTCAAGACCATCGTCATCCTCATCATGCGACTAGTAGATGCTGATGACCTCACGGGGCTGTGCTACGTGGGTAACCTACAGCAAGAGGCCCTGACGGGCTTCGTGGTCGCCCCGCTCGCCACCTACCTCCTCATCGGGACACTGTTCATCTGCGCCGGCCTGGTGGCCCTGTTTAAGATCCGCTCCAACCTGCAGAAGGACGGGGCCAAGACGGACAAGCTGGAGCGTCTGATGGTGAAGATCGGGGTGTTCTCTGTGCTGTACATGGTACCTGCGTCCACCGTGATAGGCTGCTATCTCTACCAGCTGTCCCACTGGGGGGACTTCAGGGCCAGTGCCATGGACTCATACGTGGCAGCAGAGATGCTGAGGATCTTTATGTCTCTGCTGGTGGGCATCACGTCGGGCATGTGGATCTGGTCGGCCAAAACCCTCCACACCTGGAAACGCTGCTCTGCCCGGCTGTGGAGGGACGGCCGGGCAGGGAGGGGCAAGCGGGCACCGGGGGACAGCTGGATAAAACCTGGCAAGGGCAATGAGACGgtggtgtga